Part of the Oceanidesulfovibrio indonesiensis genome is shown below.
CCTCCTGCTGCTCATGGAGCTGGCGGACAGCGACGCGCCGGTGGATTTCCTGGCCCAGAAGCGGGGCGGCGTGTTTGTGAAGCTGCCGCGGGTGACGGCCAACGGTCCCATGGACAAGGCCTCCATCAAGGCGGTCAAGGAGTTCGGCGAGCTGATGGGCGCGTACGGCCAGGCGCTGGAAGACGGCAAGCTCAGTCTTGCGGAGCGCAAGTCGATCCTCAAGGAAGGGTACGAGGCTGTCGCAGCGGTGATGGCGCTGCTCCGCCACGTCGAGGACATGGAGACAACGGCATGAGCACGTGGATCCAGACATGCAGCGGCGAGCAGTTCTACCCGTTCG
Proteins encoded:
- a CDS encoding phage regulatory CII family protein, with the translated sequence MAIDPSIYRSLVELLYDIAHRAPSGRSFAQIAELMNKPYSTLASELNSGVETHKFGAGDLLLLMELADSDAPVDFLAQKRGGVFVKLPRVTANGPMDKASIKAVKEFGELMGAYGQALEDGKLSLAERKSILKEGYEAVAAVMALLRHVEDMETTA